In the Girardinichthys multiradiatus isolate DD_20200921_A chromosome 4, DD_fGirMul_XY1, whole genome shotgun sequence genome, one interval contains:
- the wdr93 gene encoding WD repeat-containing protein 93 isoform X4, whose translation MEDINVRSIFVTFDLHESGHYGAASVSCNGAVWLEIYQFPVEAWLREVEMVSAQQKDGNLSGGSDVKWSLVTLLMKISPPTVPTGKASDFLTHCMALDIIQSSSHQKEQSSFSSDAGKTKMTHGKPRSGTQHFLLPCDWSTGDSKARPAGLPVAVAVWWSGSHNLLQYLLQKASSTKPDVTSLPEMLWPNAKEILCSAVSRCTCYIALGLEDALVCIWDRRSGAPLSSVLLPEETSALSRIQFVDNWSASAQDCQIVAAKPVSVLVLYKNGAIYTVTAGQGMQSCTMLLTERPKDSRDLPTFTKTVPFLQDVWLVVQRSGKIILKDVLNSATVCHLTLPTSYQIASPYNPVYALNAKQQVLFIRGDRKTSCNDLLKKRSQSQLFVFQFDQSDIIKPHIVSHLDPPRQQTTLCHGSMEEICNLCLEQRMHSVDERNKALVQTWGKLQETAVRMRQTP comes from the exons ATG GAGGATATCAATGTAAGGAGCATTTTTGTGACATTTGACCTACATGAAAGTGGGCATTATGGAGCAGCATCAGTAAGCT GCAATGGTGCAGTGTGGCTAGAGATCTATCAGTTTCCTGTAGAAGCATGGCTGAGAGAGGTAGAGATGGTGTCAGCACAACAAAAG GATGGAAACTTATCTGGAGGATCAGATGTGAAATGGTCTCTAGTTACACTGCTGATGAAAATCTCTCCCCCTACTGTTCCAACCG GAAAAGCATCAGACTTTTTGACACACTGTATGGCTCTTGATATAATCCAAAGCAGCAGTCATCAGAAGGAACAATCCTCATTCAGTTCAGATGCTGGAAAAACAAAGATGACTCATGGAAAACCAAG GAGTGGCACTCAGCACTTTCTCCTGCCCTGTGATTGGTCAACTGGTGACAGTAAAGCAAGACCAG CAGGACTGCCTGTGGCTGTTGCTGTGTGGTGGAGCGGATCCCATAATCTCCTTCAATATTTGCTGCAAAAAGCTTCAAGCACCAAACCAG ATGTGACATCCTTGCCTGAAATGTTGTGGCCAAATGCAAAGGAAATCCTCTGCTCAGCTGTCAGCAGATGCACTTGTTACATAGCTCTTGGGCTTGAGGATGCTTTGGTGTGTATCTGGGACAGACGATCTG GAGCCCCACTCTCCAGCGTtctgttaccagaagaaaccaGTGCCCTCTCCAGGATACAGTTTGTGGATAACTGGTCTGCGTCTGCTCAGGATTGCCAAATTGTGGCTGCAAAACCAGTCAGTGTGTTGGTGTTGTATAAGAATGGAGCAATTTATACAGTGACTGCAGGACAAGGCATGCAGTCCTGCACCATGCTGCTCACTGAAAG GCCAAAAGACAGTAGGGATCTCCCGACTTTTACTAAGACCGTGCCTTTCCTGCAGGATGTG TGGCTTGTGGTGCAAAGAAGTGGAAAAATAATCCTGAAAGATGTCCTCAACAGTGCCACTGTGTGCCACCTGACCCTTCCAACATCCTATCAAATCGCTTCCCCCTATAACCCTGTTTACGCACTAAATGCCAAACAGCAAGTGCTGTTCATACGAG GTGACCGGAAAACCAGCTGCAATGATTTGTTAAAGAAGAGAAGCCAGAGTCAGCTCTTTGTTTTCCAGTTTGATCAATCTGACATCATCAAGCCTCACATTGTTTCTCATCTAGACCCTCCCAGACAACAAACAACACTCTGTCATGGCAGCATGGAGGAAATCTGCAACCTCTGCCTTGAGCAAAG aATGCATTCTGTGGATGAAAGGAACAAAGCTCTTGTGCAAACATggggaaagctgcaggaaactGCAGTGAGGATGCGGCAAACGCCATAG
- the wdr93 gene encoding WD repeat-containing protein 93 isoform X1 yields MAGPGKAVHTKQKSILEPTDEKQLPKSTNCLTCTEDGRFLGLGHTLGLSVWCASSFTRVAKWLQPQLEITFIQMTRMAEMTYLLGTIDDMGVSRVFGLHSDVIHLLSVINTMQEDINVRSIFVTFDLHESGHYGAASVSCNGAVWLEIYQFPVEAWLREVEMVSAQQKDGNLSGGSDVKWSLVTLLMKISPPTVPTGKASDFLTHCMALDIIQSSSHQKEQSSFSSDAGKTKMTHGKPRSGTQHFLLPCDWSTGDSKARPAGLPVAVAVWWSGSHNLLQYLLQKASSTKPDVTSLPEMLWPNAKEILCSAVSRCTCYIALGLEDALVCIWDRRSGAPLSSVLLPEETSALSRIQFVDNWSASAQDCQIVAAKPVSVLVLYKNGAIYTVTAGQGMQSCTMLLTERPKDSRDLPTFTKTVPFLQDVWLVVQRSGKIILKDVLNSATVCHLTLPTSYQIASPYNPVYALNAKQQVLFIRGDRKTSCNDLLKKRSQSQLFVFQFDQSDIIKPHIVSHLDPPRQQTTLCHGSMEEICNLCLEQRMHSVDERNKALVQTWGKLQETAVRMRQTP; encoded by the exons ATGGCAGGACCCGGCAAAGCAGTTCACACCAAACAAAAATCCATTCTAGAACCGACAGATGAGAAGCAG CTTCCAAAGAGCACAAACTGTCTGACATGCACAGAGGACGGCAGATTTCTAGGTCTGGGTCACACCCTGGGCCTGTCGGTGTGGTGTGCTTCTTCTTTCACCCGTGTTGCAAAATGgcttcaaccacagctggaaaTTACCTTCATTCAGATGACCAGAATGGCTGAGATGACCTATCTGCTTGGGACCATCGATGATATGG GTGTTTCCAGAGTGTTTGGACTTCACTCTGATGTCATTCATCTTCTCAGTGTTATCAACACCATG CAGGAGGATATCAATGTAAGGAGCATTTTTGTGACATTTGACCTACATGAAAGTGGGCATTATGGAGCAGCATCAGTAAGCT GCAATGGTGCAGTGTGGCTAGAGATCTATCAGTTTCCTGTAGAAGCATGGCTGAGAGAGGTAGAGATGGTGTCAGCACAACAAAAG GATGGAAACTTATCTGGAGGATCAGATGTGAAATGGTCTCTAGTTACACTGCTGATGAAAATCTCTCCCCCTACTGTTCCAACCG GAAAAGCATCAGACTTTTTGACACACTGTATGGCTCTTGATATAATCCAAAGCAGCAGTCATCAGAAGGAACAATCCTCATTCAGTTCAGATGCTGGAAAAACAAAGATGACTCATGGAAAACCAAG GAGTGGCACTCAGCACTTTCTCCTGCCCTGTGATTGGTCAACTGGTGACAGTAAAGCAAGACCAG CAGGACTGCCTGTGGCTGTTGCTGTGTGGTGGAGCGGATCCCATAATCTCCTTCAATATTTGCTGCAAAAAGCTTCAAGCACCAAACCAG ATGTGACATCCTTGCCTGAAATGTTGTGGCCAAATGCAAAGGAAATCCTCTGCTCAGCTGTCAGCAGATGCACTTGTTACATAGCTCTTGGGCTTGAGGATGCTTTGGTGTGTATCTGGGACAGACGATCTG GAGCCCCACTCTCCAGCGTtctgttaccagaagaaaccaGTGCCCTCTCCAGGATACAGTTTGTGGATAACTGGTCTGCGTCTGCTCAGGATTGCCAAATTGTGGCTGCAAAACCAGTCAGTGTGTTGGTGTTGTATAAGAATGGAGCAATTTATACAGTGACTGCAGGACAAGGCATGCAGTCCTGCACCATGCTGCTCACTGAAAG GCCAAAAGACAGTAGGGATCTCCCGACTTTTACTAAGACCGTGCCTTTCCTGCAGGATGTG TGGCTTGTGGTGCAAAGAAGTGGAAAAATAATCCTGAAAGATGTCCTCAACAGTGCCACTGTGTGCCACCTGACCCTTCCAACATCCTATCAAATCGCTTCCCCCTATAACCCTGTTTACGCACTAAATGCCAAACAGCAAGTGCTGTTCATACGAG GTGACCGGAAAACCAGCTGCAATGATTTGTTAAAGAAGAGAAGCCAGAGTCAGCTCTTTGTTTTCCAGTTTGATCAATCTGACATCATCAAGCCTCACATTGTTTCTCATCTAGACCCTCCCAGACAACAAACAACACTCTGTCATGGCAGCATGGAGGAAATCTGCAACCTCTGCCTTGAGCAAAG aATGCATTCTGTGGATGAAAGGAACAAAGCTCTTGTGCAAACATggggaaagctgcaggaaactGCAGTGAGGATGCGGCAAACGCCATAG
- the wdr93 gene encoding WD repeat-containing protein 93 isoform X3 gives MQEDINVRSIFVTFDLHESGHYGAASVSCNGAVWLEIYQFPVEAWLREVEMVSAQQKDGNLSGGSDVKWSLVTLLMKISPPTVPTGKASDFLTHCMALDIIQSSSHQKEQSSFSSDAGKTKMTHGKPRSGTQHFLLPCDWSTGDSKARPAGLPVAVAVWWSGSHNLLQYLLQKASSTKPDVTSLPEMLWPNAKEILCSAVSRCTCYIALGLEDALVCIWDRRSGAPLSSVLLPEETSALSRIQFVDNWSASAQDCQIVAAKPVSVLVLYKNGAIYTVTAGQGMQSCTMLLTERPKDSRDLPTFTKTVPFLQDVWLVVQRSGKIILKDVLNSATVCHLTLPTSYQIASPYNPVYALNAKQQVLFIRGDRKTSCNDLLKKRSQSQLFVFQFDQSDIIKPHIVSHLDPPRQQTTLCHGSMEEICNLCLEQRMHSVDERNKALVQTWGKLQETAVRMRQTP, from the exons ATG CAGGAGGATATCAATGTAAGGAGCATTTTTGTGACATTTGACCTACATGAAAGTGGGCATTATGGAGCAGCATCAGTAAGCT GCAATGGTGCAGTGTGGCTAGAGATCTATCAGTTTCCTGTAGAAGCATGGCTGAGAGAGGTAGAGATGGTGTCAGCACAACAAAAG GATGGAAACTTATCTGGAGGATCAGATGTGAAATGGTCTCTAGTTACACTGCTGATGAAAATCTCTCCCCCTACTGTTCCAACCG GAAAAGCATCAGACTTTTTGACACACTGTATGGCTCTTGATATAATCCAAAGCAGCAGTCATCAGAAGGAACAATCCTCATTCAGTTCAGATGCTGGAAAAACAAAGATGACTCATGGAAAACCAAG GAGTGGCACTCAGCACTTTCTCCTGCCCTGTGATTGGTCAACTGGTGACAGTAAAGCAAGACCAG CAGGACTGCCTGTGGCTGTTGCTGTGTGGTGGAGCGGATCCCATAATCTCCTTCAATATTTGCTGCAAAAAGCTTCAAGCACCAAACCAG ATGTGACATCCTTGCCTGAAATGTTGTGGCCAAATGCAAAGGAAATCCTCTGCTCAGCTGTCAGCAGATGCACTTGTTACATAGCTCTTGGGCTTGAGGATGCTTTGGTGTGTATCTGGGACAGACGATCTG GAGCCCCACTCTCCAGCGTtctgttaccagaagaaaccaGTGCCCTCTCCAGGATACAGTTTGTGGATAACTGGTCTGCGTCTGCTCAGGATTGCCAAATTGTGGCTGCAAAACCAGTCAGTGTGTTGGTGTTGTATAAGAATGGAGCAATTTATACAGTGACTGCAGGACAAGGCATGCAGTCCTGCACCATGCTGCTCACTGAAAG GCCAAAAGACAGTAGGGATCTCCCGACTTTTACTAAGACCGTGCCTTTCCTGCAGGATGTG TGGCTTGTGGTGCAAAGAAGTGGAAAAATAATCCTGAAAGATGTCCTCAACAGTGCCACTGTGTGCCACCTGACCCTTCCAACATCCTATCAAATCGCTTCCCCCTATAACCCTGTTTACGCACTAAATGCCAAACAGCAAGTGCTGTTCATACGAG GTGACCGGAAAACCAGCTGCAATGATTTGTTAAAGAAGAGAAGCCAGAGTCAGCTCTTTGTTTTCCAGTTTGATCAATCTGACATCATCAAGCCTCACATTGTTTCTCATCTAGACCCTCCCAGACAACAAACAACACTCTGTCATGGCAGCATGGAGGAAATCTGCAACCTCTGCCTTGAGCAAAG aATGCATTCTGTGGATGAAAGGAACAAAGCTCTTGTGCAAACATggggaaagctgcaggaaactGCAGTGAGGATGCGGCAAACGCCATAG
- the wdr93 gene encoding WD repeat-containing protein 93 isoform X2 yields the protein MAGPGKAVHTKQKSILEPTDEKQLPKSTNCLTCTEDGRFLGLGHTLGLSVWCASSFTRVAKWLQPQLEITFIQMTRMAEMTYLLGTIDDMGVSRVFGLHSDVIHLLSVINTMEDINVRSIFVTFDLHESGHYGAASVSCNGAVWLEIYQFPVEAWLREVEMVSAQQKDGNLSGGSDVKWSLVTLLMKISPPTVPTGKASDFLTHCMALDIIQSSSHQKEQSSFSSDAGKTKMTHGKPRSGTQHFLLPCDWSTGDSKARPAGLPVAVAVWWSGSHNLLQYLLQKASSTKPDVTSLPEMLWPNAKEILCSAVSRCTCYIALGLEDALVCIWDRRSGAPLSSVLLPEETSALSRIQFVDNWSASAQDCQIVAAKPVSVLVLYKNGAIYTVTAGQGMQSCTMLLTERPKDSRDLPTFTKTVPFLQDVWLVVQRSGKIILKDVLNSATVCHLTLPTSYQIASPYNPVYALNAKQQVLFIRGDRKTSCNDLLKKRSQSQLFVFQFDQSDIIKPHIVSHLDPPRQQTTLCHGSMEEICNLCLEQRMHSVDERNKALVQTWGKLQETAVRMRQTP from the exons ATGGCAGGACCCGGCAAAGCAGTTCACACCAAACAAAAATCCATTCTAGAACCGACAGATGAGAAGCAG CTTCCAAAGAGCACAAACTGTCTGACATGCACAGAGGACGGCAGATTTCTAGGTCTGGGTCACACCCTGGGCCTGTCGGTGTGGTGTGCTTCTTCTTTCACCCGTGTTGCAAAATGgcttcaaccacagctggaaaTTACCTTCATTCAGATGACCAGAATGGCTGAGATGACCTATCTGCTTGGGACCATCGATGATATGG GTGTTTCCAGAGTGTTTGGACTTCACTCTGATGTCATTCATCTTCTCAGTGTTATCAACACCATG GAGGATATCAATGTAAGGAGCATTTTTGTGACATTTGACCTACATGAAAGTGGGCATTATGGAGCAGCATCAGTAAGCT GCAATGGTGCAGTGTGGCTAGAGATCTATCAGTTTCCTGTAGAAGCATGGCTGAGAGAGGTAGAGATGGTGTCAGCACAACAAAAG GATGGAAACTTATCTGGAGGATCAGATGTGAAATGGTCTCTAGTTACACTGCTGATGAAAATCTCTCCCCCTACTGTTCCAACCG GAAAAGCATCAGACTTTTTGACACACTGTATGGCTCTTGATATAATCCAAAGCAGCAGTCATCAGAAGGAACAATCCTCATTCAGTTCAGATGCTGGAAAAACAAAGATGACTCATGGAAAACCAAG GAGTGGCACTCAGCACTTTCTCCTGCCCTGTGATTGGTCAACTGGTGACAGTAAAGCAAGACCAG CAGGACTGCCTGTGGCTGTTGCTGTGTGGTGGAGCGGATCCCATAATCTCCTTCAATATTTGCTGCAAAAAGCTTCAAGCACCAAACCAG ATGTGACATCCTTGCCTGAAATGTTGTGGCCAAATGCAAAGGAAATCCTCTGCTCAGCTGTCAGCAGATGCACTTGTTACATAGCTCTTGGGCTTGAGGATGCTTTGGTGTGTATCTGGGACAGACGATCTG GAGCCCCACTCTCCAGCGTtctgttaccagaagaaaccaGTGCCCTCTCCAGGATACAGTTTGTGGATAACTGGTCTGCGTCTGCTCAGGATTGCCAAATTGTGGCTGCAAAACCAGTCAGTGTGTTGGTGTTGTATAAGAATGGAGCAATTTATACAGTGACTGCAGGACAAGGCATGCAGTCCTGCACCATGCTGCTCACTGAAAG GCCAAAAGACAGTAGGGATCTCCCGACTTTTACTAAGACCGTGCCTTTCCTGCAGGATGTG TGGCTTGTGGTGCAAAGAAGTGGAAAAATAATCCTGAAAGATGTCCTCAACAGTGCCACTGTGTGCCACCTGACCCTTCCAACATCCTATCAAATCGCTTCCCCCTATAACCCTGTTTACGCACTAAATGCCAAACAGCAAGTGCTGTTCATACGAG GTGACCGGAAAACCAGCTGCAATGATTTGTTAAAGAAGAGAAGCCAGAGTCAGCTCTTTGTTTTCCAGTTTGATCAATCTGACATCATCAAGCCTCACATTGTTTCTCATCTAGACCCTCCCAGACAACAAACAACACTCTGTCATGGCAGCATGGAGGAAATCTGCAACCTCTGCCTTGAGCAAAG aATGCATTCTGTGGATGAAAGGAACAAAGCTCTTGTGCAAACATggggaaagctgcaggaaactGCAGTGAGGATGCGGCAAACGCCATAG